The genome window TTTGTTTTGCTTCAGAACGAATACCAGCCGGGAAAAATTTACCAGAGGATTCAACGAACTTATGACCATCTTTAAACATATAAAAGACGATAAATGGTACAGTTACAAGAATCATGACAAAACTAGAGACAAAGGAGACAATGGCTCCAAAACTAGAAGCTACCCCATCAACGACCACAGACATGATTTTTGGTAAGGAAATGTTGAGCTTCTCAAGTTCTTGTTTCATATCTATATCTTTTAATGCAGAATTATTCGAGAGACCTTGCAGCCATTTTTCAAAATCTTGCCAGTAACCTGGTATTGCTTTTGCAAGTTCAGCTACTTGGTCAGCAAGCGTTGGACCGAGTTGCATTACTGCAAGAACAACAAGCGTGATAAAAGCGATAAAAATTACAATAACACTCAAAAGTCGAGGTACTTTTCTTTTTTCTAAAAATAATACAAGTGGGTTAAATAAATAGAATAGGAACCCTGCTACTAAAATCGGCATAAATAATGTAGAAACTATGATGCCGATTGGTGAAAATATGTACTTCATTTGTAATAGAACGAACAAAATAGCTACAACCGCTAAAATTTCAATTGTCCAAAAAAATAATTTACTATCTCGAAATCGTGAAAACTTCAAATTCTCCCCTTCTTTCTAAAACCTTATTGATAAATTTTATAGTACCATTAACTGCTTTAAATAGCCACTGAATTACTGCTATTGACGTAGAAGTATATGTGTTATACAATATATATAACAGTTGAAGGAGAGGTGTTTCTATGTTACTTGCAATTGATCTTCAATCAGACGAGCCAATTTATACACAAATATGCAATCAAATCATCGAAGGCATGGCGAAACGGGAACTTTTACCAGGAGACAAATTACCTTCTGTTCGGAGTCTTGGTGCAGATATCGGAATTAATTTT of Listeria monocytogenes contains these proteins:
- a CDS encoding AI-2E family transporter, whose translation is MKFSRFRDSKLFFWTIEILAVVAILFVLLQMKYIFSPIGIIVSTLFMPILVAGFLFYLFNPLVLFLEKRKVPRLLSVIVIFIAFITLVVLAVMQLGPTLADQVAELAKAIPGYWQDFEKWLQGLSNNSALKDIDMKQELEKLNISLPKIMSVVVDGVASSFGAIVSFVSSFVMILVTVPFIVFYMFKDGHKFVESSGKFFPAGIRSEAKQIIKEMNKTISTYISSQAIDCMFVGLFTFIGYLIIGQPYALLFGFIAGATNIIPYLGPFIGAAPAVIVALFTSPVQALLVIVVVTIVQQIDSNLLSPYIMGKSLSIHPLTIIIILIVAGNLAGIFGMILGVPLYAVVKTIIVNVNRLIKLRRGQLAIDNNLPDPDTPKK